From the genome of Desulfobacterales bacterium, one region includes:
- a CDS encoding winged helix-turn-helix domain-containing protein, with product MKESQHIEWKETWRNEYLIQETTQITPPITPPITPPITTPNQLVSLILAKPEISQKELSDALGLTRDGIKYHLTKMKRDGVIRHVGPARGGCWEVLK from the coding sequence ATGAAAGAATCCCAGCATATCGAATGGAAAGAAACTTGGCGGAACGAGTATCTCATCCAAGAAACTACCCAGATCACTCCCCCGATCACTCCCCCGATCACTCCCCCAATCACTACCCCAAACCAATTGGTGTCCTTGATCCTGGCGAAACCCGAAATCTCGCAGAAGGAGCTATCGGACGCACTGGGTTTGACCCGCGATGGAATCAAATATCACCTGACTAAAATGAAGAGAGACGGGGTGATCCGTCATGTCGGGCCGGCGCGCGGCGGATGTTGGGAGGTGTTGAAATGA
- a CDS encoding restriction endonuclease subunit S, with product MGEAAAVRKGYKQTEVGMIPDDWGTISAYDACLKIQDGTHFSPRPGGNEYLYITSKNIRFGFLDISSAPRIDAAQHRSIFKRCDVRRGDLLLTKDGANTGNVALNTLDEEFSLLSSVAFLRFLPGKHMAEYFLQQILTSQGQRQIQDAMAGNAITRLTLEKIKKLRFPIPPTLAEQEAIAEALSDADALIESLEQLITKKRQIKQGAMQELLTGKKRLPGFQTKPGYKQTEVGVIPEDWVVESVENIAHITTGGKNTQDRIDDGEFPFFVRSQTVERINTYSFDGEAVLTAGDGVGTGKVYHYVNGKFDVHQRVYRISNFNREVNGYFFYLYFSTHFYDRIMQMTAKSSVDSVRREMIAKMLIPLPPLKQEQNTIATILIDMDAEITALEAKVTKARQIKQGMMQDLLTGRIRLV from the coding sequence GTGGGTGAAGCCGCCGCTGTCCGGAAGGGGTACAAACAGACTGAGGTCGGTATGATTCCAGATGATTGGGGCACGATTAGTGCGTACGACGCCTGTTTAAAAATTCAAGATGGAACTCACTTTTCACCACGGCCTGGCGGAAATGAATATCTCTACATTACCTCAAAGAATATCCGTTTCGGCTTTTTGGATATCTCTTCTGCTCCACGAATTGATGCTGCGCAACATCGGTCAATTTTTAAGCGCTGCGATGTTAGGCGTGGTGATCTGCTTCTCACAAAGGACGGAGCGAACACAGGTAACGTTGCTCTGAACACGCTTGATGAAGAATTCAGTCTGCTCTCAAGCGTCGCTTTCTTGAGGTTCCTTCCAGGCAAGCATATGGCAGAATATTTTCTACAGCAAATATTGACTTCACAGGGGCAACGTCAGATCCAAGATGCGATGGCGGGCAATGCAATTACCCGTTTGACTCTTGAGAAAATAAAAAAGCTCCGTTTTCCCATACCCCCCACTCTCGCCGAACAAGAAGCCATAGCCGAAGCCTTAAGCGATGCGGATGCCCTCATCGAATCCTTGGAGCAACTCATCACCAAAAAACGCCAGATTAAACAAGGCGCCATGCAGGAATTGCTTACCGGAAAAAAGCGGCTGCCGGGTTTTCAAACCAAGCCCGGCTACAAACAGACTGAGGTGGGGGTAATTCCTGAGGATTGGGTAGTCGAATCCGTCGAAAACATTGCCCATATCACGACTGGTGGGAAAAACACTCAAGACCGTATTGATGACGGTGAGTTTCCATTTTTCGTCCGTTCCCAGACAGTTGAGCGTATCAACACCTATTCCTTTGACGGAGAAGCTGTCTTAACAGCCGGAGACGGCGTTGGAACAGGCAAGGTATATCACTACGTCAATGGGAAGTTCGATGTGCATCAGCGCGTTTACCGTATTTCGAATTTCAACCGAGAAGTAAATGGCTACTTTTTCTACCTGTATTTCAGCACTCATTTTTATGACCGCATCATGCAAATGACAGCCAAGTCATCGGTTGACTCAGTTCGAAGAGAGATGATCGCAAAAATGCTTATTCCGCTTCCTCCTCTCAAGCAGGAACAAAACACTATCGCCACCATCCTAATCGACATGGACGCCGAAATAACCGCTCTCGAAGCCAAGGTCACCAAAGCCCGCCAAATTAAGCAGGGCATGATGCAGGATCTCTTAACCGGGAGGATTCGCCTCGTATGA